Genomic window (Thiosulfatimonas sediminis):
GCAATTAACTCAACTCTTTGAAGAAAAACGCATTCATAAAACCTATCTGGCGAATGTTTGGGGCACACCGCAAGTTCCCAAGTGGTCAAACCATCAGCCAATTGACGGTAAATCTGCCTGCAGCCATTTTATCTGGCAAGCCAGTGCAATACTTAACCAAAGCCCTATTAGCCGTATTCAAATCACCATTGAAACCGGTCGAACCCATCAAATTCGGAAGCACCTATCTGCGGATGGACTACCAATTATCGGCGACCGTTTATACGGTGATCCGCAAACAACGGTGGATTTACAACTCAGCGCCTATCGTTTGCAATGGCTTTGTCCTGTTGACAATATAGAACGCGATATACAACTAAACGAGAGAGATTTAACCCTTATTGAGGTTGCCGAGCGGTAATGCGCATTCAGCTCCGCTTTCCGATTAAAGGGCTGTTTTATTACAGTGCACAGCAGCTCTTTGACCTACACTTAATTAGCCAAGGGCGGCATTTAAATCTGGTACTAGAGCCGGATAATGCGTTTGACGCAAATGCGATCCAAATCTGGTTAAACTTGCCCGAGCAAACTTTTTTAGTAGGCTATATTCCTCGACAACTCGCCAAAATTTTACGCCAGCATCTAAGCGATGCACATATTGTCGCACTCTCAAACCGCATCAGCTGGCATCTGCATCGTGGTAAAACAATGGAAATCGAGTTACTCTTACAAACCCAGCTACCCTGGCAGAGCGCCATCCAAGCCACTTTGTTTGCGATCTGGCTACGCCAAAAACACCAATGGCAACGCTTTGCAAAACGCGCCTAAGGGGTCGCATATTTTGCGCTCGCGGTCTGAATCTGCCACAATTCGTTCAACATTCCTTTCCATCACACATGAATAGAAAAGAGGGGTCATGAATCAAAGCAATCCCGCCTTAGCGCAATGCGCGCAAATGCTCAACCAATCCGATGATTTCCAAGTGCTACGTCGCCTAAAAGCGACCGAACAATTTAATACTGCCACTGGCGATAATGCCTTTCATCGTGTCTGCGTGATTGATACCGAAACTACGGGATTAAATACCGCTGAATGCGAGATTATTGAATTAGGTTATCAAATCATCGAGTTTGACAGTCAGGGTCATTTTTATCGGGTTCTGAGCGCCAAAAATTTTTTAAACGAACCACAAGGAAAAATCAGCGCAGAGGTAACCAAAGTCACCGGATTAACTTTGGCCGATGTCCAAGGACAACAGATTCCATGGGACCAAGTGGCTGATGACATCGCCCAAGTGCAGCTCTGCGTAGCACATAATGCCGGATTTGACCGCCCCGTGTTAGAACGCTACCACGAGGTATTTGTCAGCAAAATCTGGGGCTGTTCAGTCATGCAAATCGACTGGGACAATCTTGCCAATGTAGGCTCAAAAAGCCAAGAATTTTTATGCTGGAAAGTCGGTCAATTTTTCTATGGCGCACATCGCGCATTAGATGATGTGCAAGCGCTTTCAGAATTACTGGCACAACCGATTGGCGAAGCTCAAATGCCGGCATTCCATTATTTATTGAAAAAAGTTCGCATTGCTAAATCGCTTATCGCCGCGACCGGTGCGCCTTTTGAAATCAAAGACCAACTGCGCAGCCGCGGTTACCAATGGGAGGCGACACAGCGTGTTTGGAAAAAACTTCTCGATGACGATCAACTGCAGATCGAACAAGCATGGCTTAGAGAAAACAATACGCCCAATCCTAGCGTGCTTAAGTTAAAAGCGACTGACACTTTTTCGGTACGAGCACGCTAAATTTTGATTAAGATAGCACATCCACTTATTCATAAAATCACTCAAAAACCAGAGGAGCAGCTTAATGGCTAACATAACCCTTGACGGCACAGCAATTGAAACTTGTGGCACCCTTCCAACTGGAAAAGCACCAGAATTTACTCTGGTTGCAGAAGACCTTTCGGAAAAAACCTTGGCCGATTATGCAGGCAAAACCATTGTGCTAAATATTTTTCCAAGTATCGACACTGGTGTTTGCGCGCAGTCGACCCGTACATTCAATGCCGAAATAGAAAAAAACGCCGATTTACACGTAGTGTGCATTTCCAAAGACCTACCATTTGCACTAAGTCGTTTCTGTGGTGCCGAAGGGCTGGATAAAGTGACCTCGCTTTCTGCTTTCCGCTCAACCTTTGGCCACGATTACGG
Coding sequences:
- a CDS encoding HIRAN domain-containing protein produces the protein MRIQLRFPIKGLFYYSAQQLFDLHLISQGRHLNLVLEPDNAFDANAIQIWLNLPEQTFLVGYIPRQLAKILRQHLSDAHIVALSNRISWHLHRGKTMEIELLLQTQLPWQSAIQATLFAIWLRQKHQWQRFAKRA
- a CDS encoding 3'-5' exonuclease, producing MNQSNPALAQCAQMLNQSDDFQVLRRLKATEQFNTATGDNAFHRVCVIDTETTGLNTAECEIIELGYQIIEFDSQGHFYRVLSAKNFLNEPQGKISAEVTKVTGLTLADVQGQQIPWDQVADDIAQVQLCVAHNAGFDRPVLERYHEVFVSKIWGCSVMQIDWDNLANVGSKSQEFLCWKVGQFFYGAHRALDDVQALSELLAQPIGEAQMPAFHYLLKKVRIAKSLIAATGAPFEIKDQLRSRGYQWEATQRVWKKLLDDDQLQIEQAWLRENNTPNPSVLKLKATDTFSVRAR
- the tpx gene encoding thiol peroxidase, which encodes MANITLDGTAIETCGTLPTGKAPEFTLVAEDLSEKTLADYAGKTIVLNIFPSIDTGVCAQSTRTFNAEIEKNADLHVVCISKDLPFALSRFCGAEGLDKVTSLSAFRSTFGHDYGVEITSGPIKGLLSRAIIVINGAGEIIYSEQVADIVQEPNYAAALAALNA